A window of Pelomonas sp. SE-A7 genomic DNA:
GTCCGACCCAGCTGAAGGCCAGCATCAAGAGGCCGGTGCCGACCATGACGCGGAACCCGAAGAACAGCGGCTTGACCGGCGGATGCGCACCCTTGAAGTCGTCGAGGCCGCGGATCTCGCCGTCCGCCTCGTGGGTCAGGATCAGGCTGGCCAGCTTGGGCACCGGCACTTCGAAACGATTGCTGCGCGTCTTCTCGTCGGGCCAGGCGAACAGCAGCAGCGGCGCACCGCGCTCGGTCTGCCAGACGCCTTCCATGGCCGCGATCTTGGCCGGCTGGTGCTTCAGCGTGTTGAGGCCGTGCAGGTCGCCGACCCAGATCTGCAGCGGTATCAGCAGGGCGCCCAGGCTGAGGCCCAGGCGCAGCACCGAGGGCGTCCAGTCCTGGGCCTTGCGGCGCAGCAGCTGCCAGCTGGTGAGGCCGGCCAGGATGAAGGCCACGGTGAGGCCCGACGCAAGCAGCTTGTGCGCCAGCCGGTACGGGAAGGAGGGGTTGAAGATCACCGCCCACCAGTCCAGCGCATGGAACTCGCCGTTGATGATCTCGTAGCCCTGGGGTGTCTGCATCCAGGAGTTCAGGCTCAGGATCCAGAAGGCCGACAGCGTGGTGCCGAACGCGACCAGGAAGGTGGAGGTGAGGTGCACCCGCTCGCCGACCCGGCCATGGCCGAACAGCATGATGCCCAGGAAGCCGGCCTCCAGGAAGAAGGCGGTCAGCACCTCGTAGCCCAGCAGCGGGCCGGCGATGTTGCCGGCCTTCTCCATGAAGCCCGGCCAGTTGGTGCCGAACTGGAAGCTCATGGTGATGCCGCTGACCACGCCCAGCGCGAAGGTCAGCGCAAAGACCTTGGTCCAGAAGCGATAGGCCGAGAGCCAGCGGTCCAGGCCGGTGCTGAGCCAGCGCCAGCGCATGAACAGCAGCACCCAGGCCAGGGCGATGCTGATGGTGGGGAACAGGATGTGGAAGGAGATGTTGGCGGCGAACTGGGCGCGCGCCAGGAGCAGGGCATCCGGCATGGCTCAGGCCTCCCGCGCCGGCTTGATGCGGCCGGTGAACTCCAGCAGCTTCTGCACCTTGGAGCCCATCTTCATCAGCTGGCCCAGGGTCTGCGTATCCATGCGCTGCACGTCGTCGAACCAGCTGGTCAGCAGCTCGATCAGGTCGTGCATGCCGCGCATGCGCTCCTGGGCATAGCGCTCATCCGGCGTGGCCGGCGTTTCCAGCAGGGCATTGCGCAGCATGGACAGCGTGGGCTCGATCTCGCGTCGGCGCCGCTCCTCGGCCAGCGTGCGGAAGATCTCCCAGGCATCGCCCGGTGCCTCGAAGTACTCGCGCCGGTCGCCCGGCAGATGCTTGAGCCGTACCAGGCGCCAGGCCTGCAGCTCCTTGAGCCCCATGGAGACATTGGAGCGGCTGAACTCCAGCGCCTCGGCCAGCTCGTCGGCGTTCAGCGGCCGCGGTGAAACGAAGATCAGGGCGTAGATCTGCCCCACCGTGCGATTGATGCCCCAGCGGCTGCCCATCTCGCCGAAATGCGCGACGAAGCTGCGGACCAGGGGGCTCATGGCTTCCATGTGGATCTGCCTTTCAATGTTCTCGGTCAAGGGACCTGCGGCTCTGACGGGTGGCCGCCTTGTTCTGGCGCAAGTTTGTGCTGAATTTTCAGTAATTTCTGAAAATTCAGCAAGCCACCGGTCTGAAGAACCTTGTCGGGTGTGGGGCCGTGTTGCGGCGCCGATTGGGTCCCTGGAGCCTGCCATGCCCATATATGCTCGGCGGCTGCAGCCCCGTCGGCAGCGAGGAACGTGCCGCTAGCTCACCGAGTCCACAGGAGGTCCAGCACCATGAAGCATGTCGTCGCCGCGCGTCTCCTTCCAGCCCTGCTGCTGGCCCTCGCACTGCCTGCGAGGTCCGCCGAGACGGCCACGGCGCCACCCACAGCCGCCTCGGCACTGGCCCGTGGCAGCGTGCTGTTCTGGTCCTTCGAGGAGCAGAAGGCCGGCTATCCCCACATGGAGGACCTGTACCCGACCCGGCTGGTCAAGCGCGGTGGCACAAGCACTCCGCTGCCGGTGGCCGCCAAGCCGCTGGAGATCAGCTTCAAGGTCGGCGACCAGACCTGGACCCTCGACGACTACATGAGCCGCAACCGCGCCGCCGGCCTGCTGGTGCTGAAGGATGGCCAGGTGGTGCTGGAGCGCTACGCGCTGGGCCAGTCGCCGCAGATGCGCTGGACCAGTTTCTCGGTGGCCAAGTCCTTCGCCTCGACCCTGGTCGGCGCCGCGATCCGCGACGGCAAGATTGGCGGCCTGGACGATCCGATCACCCAGTACCTGCCCGGGCTCAAGGCCTCGGCCTATGACGGCGTCACCGTCCGGCAGTTGCTCAACATGACCTCGGGAGTGCGCTGGAACGAGGACTACGGCGACCCCAACTCCGACGTGGCCCGCTTCGCCGCCGAGCCCAGCGTGAACGGCTCGGACCCGGTGGTGAGCTACATGGCCCGGCTGCCGCGCGAAGCCGCGCCGGGCAGCAAGTGGGTCTACAAGACCGGCGAGACCAACCTGGTCGGCTCTCTGGTGCGGGCGGCGACCGGCAAGACCCTGTCGGACTATCTGTCCGAGAAGGTCTGGCAGCCGCTGGGCATGGAGGGCGACGCCTACTGGATGCTCGACCGCTCGGGCGCTGAAATCGCCGGCTGCTGCCTCTCGGCAACGCTGCGCGACTATGGTCGCTTCGGCCTGTTCTTCATGGGCGGCGGGCGCCTGGCCAATGGCCAGGCCGTGGTGCCGGACGGCTGGGTGGAACAGGCGGTCACCACCACCCGCGAAGCCACCGAAGGCCTGAAGGGCCGCGGCGGCTATGGCCTGCAGTGGTGGACAACAACCGGCAAGGCCTATCGGGCTTCCGGCATCTTCGGCCAGGGCCTGTGGATAGACCCTGAGCTGCGCCTCGTGGTGGTCACGCACAGCGCCTGGGTAGGCGCAACCGACCCCCAATCGGCCCAGATCCGCCAGGCCTTGATCGACGCGATCACGACCCACTACCGGAAGAACTAGCCATGGCGGATTACGTCGTCGAATTCGGCAAGGACGGGCAGCCGCTGCCATCCGACGGCCGTCTCGATGCGGCGGCCTTCCATCGCAACCACGAACCGATCTGGGCGGTGCTCGGGCCGCGTCTCGAAGGCAAGACCGGCGAGGTGCTGGAGGTCGGCAGCGGCACCGGCCAGCATGTCGTGCATTTCGCGCGCAGCGCGCCCGGCATCCGCTGGTGGTCCAGCGACTTCAACGAAATCCACTTGCTGAGCATTGCCGCCTGGCGCGCCCATGCACAGCTGCCGAATCTGCAGGCGCCGCTCCGGGTCGATCTGTCCGATCCCGACTGGTGGAGCGGCGTGCAGGCCCAGGGGCCGCGAGAGCTGCTCGCCCTGTTCTGTGCCAACGTCATCCATATCGCGCCCTGGCAGGTCGCCGAGGGCCTGTTCGCAGGCGCAGGCCGTGCCCTGGCGACCGAAGGGCGGCTGTATCTCTACGGGCCGTTCAAGCGTGAGGGCCTGCACACGGCGCCGTCCAATGCGGCCTTCGACGCGAGCCTGCGCGAAGGCAATCCCGAATGGGGCGTGCGCGATATCTCCGACGTAGAGGCGCTGGCATCCGCGGCCGGCCTGGCCCTGCTGGAAACCGTGGCGATGCCGGCCAACAACCTGATCCTGGTGTTCGGTCGGCCCTAGCCGACCATCAGATCAGGCCCTTCCAGCCCCGCTCGTGATGCAGGAAGGCCTCGCGCAGCAGACGTTGCTGCTCGTCCGGCAGCGGGCCTTTGTCGACGATGGCCAGGTTGCGCTTGAAGTTTTCCAGCTTGCTGGTGCCGACGATGCTGCTGGCCACGCCGGGCAGGTGGGCGACGAAGCGCAGGGCCAGTTCGCCCAGGTCGGCATCCGCCAGTTGGGTCGCGATGCCCATGGCCTGCCAGCGGTCCCAGTACTGGCCTTCGGCGTAGTCGCTCGGCCGCTCGGCGAAGCGCCAGATCGCGCCGGCCAGCGGCCGCTTGGCGATCAGGCCCAGGCCCTGGCGCTGGGCCTCGGGCAGACGCACCGTCAGGTTGACCTGGTCACAGACGCTGATCGAGGTTTGCAGCGAACCGAAGGCGCCGCTCGCGATGGCGAAATCCAGTTCGGCGTTGTCGCCCGAGTAGGCCGCCACGCGGATCTTGCCGGCCGCCTGGCAGTCCTGCAGGGCGCGCACCACCTCGCCTTGTTCCAGCGTGGCCAGCGGGCAGGAATGCAGATGGACGACGTCGATCACGTCGGTGCGCATCACGCGCAGTGCGCGCTCTATGCCCTGGACTATGCAGCCGTAGGTCCAGTCGGGCACGCCCTCGACGCCGTAGCCGACCTTGGTGGACAGCACGAACTCGTGGCGGCGGCGAGATAGATAGCGGCCGATGCGCTCTTCCGAGAGCCCGTAGCTGCGGGCCGTGTCTATCAGGTTGACGCCCAGGTCCAGCACCTGGTTGAGCAGCCGCTCGGCGTCTTCTTCGGAAGTGCGCTCGTCGTTGAGGTGCATGGCGCCGAAGCCGAGGCGGCTGACGCGCAGGCCGGTGCGGCCGAAGTCTTGGAGGTTCATGGGGCAGAAGAGATCAGGACGGCGCCGGAGAGCGGCGGCAGGGTGAGGGTCAGCCGGCCATCGGCGCCGACCTGGAAGGGCTTGTTGCTCAGGGCATCACGTAGCTGCTTGCCGCGCAGCGCGGCCGGCGCAGCCAGCTTGACGGTGCGAGCCGTGTTTGCGTTGTTGGTGGCCGTGACGGCCCAGCGTTCCCCATCCTGGCGGGCCAGGGCGATCACGTTGGCATCGAGGTGAATGGGCGCGCTGATCGATCCGTGGCGCAGCACCGCATGCTCGTTGCGCATGGCCGTCAGGCGCTTGAAGTCGGCGAGCAGGGTTTCATCAGGCTTTCCGCCTTCGTCGGCCCAAGGGTAGGTCGCGCGGTTGAACGGGTCGTCGCCGCCGGCCAGCCCAACCTCGTCGCCGTAGTAGATGGTTGGCGAGCCGGGGAAGCTCATCTGGAACAGCACGGCCAGCTTCAGCCGCAGCTTGGCTTCTCTCAGCTTGGCCTGATTGCCGTCGTCGTGATAGCCGAAATGATGCAGGGCGCGAGCCTGGTCATGCGTCGAGAGCAGATTCATCAGCGCATAGAAGGTCTGCGGCGGATAGGCCTCGCGCATCAGCTCGATATTGGCGTACAGCTTTCTCGCATCGCCGCCGGCCGCGTACTCCAGCAGTGCGTTGCGGAAGATGTAGTTCATGGTCGAGTCGAACGTGTCGCCGAGCAGGTACTTGCTCGCGTCAAACCAGGTCTCGGCCACGGTCAGCGCATCGGGCCTGTGGGCCTTGATCGCCTTGCGCCACTCGCGCCAGAAGTCGTCCGGCACCCAGGGCGCCACGTCCATGCGCCAGCCGGCCGCACCGCGGTCCAGCCATTGCTTCATCACCGAGTCCTTGTCGCCATAGGCAAAGGCGCGGAAGGCCGGCGAAGCCTTGTTGATCTCGGGCAGGTCCAGCACGCCGACCCAGCCCTTGTATTGCTTGTCGGGCTCGGTCTGCTTCGTGTCGAAAGTGAACCAGCTGGCGTAGGGCGATGTGGCGTTGATCTTGGCGCCGTCAAAGGCGCCGCCAGCCTTGTAGTTGCTGAAGCGATTGAAGTAGGGCGAGTCCTGGCCGACGTGGTTCAGCGAGGTGTCGGGGATCACGCGGATGCCGCGCCTGGCAGCCTCGGCGCAGAGCCGCTCGAAGTCGGCATTGGTGCCGAAGGCCGGATCGATCTGCGTGTAGTCGCCGGTGTCGTACTTGTGGTTGCTGGCGGCGCGGAACACCGGCGTCATGTAGATCGCATTGGCGCCCAGGGCCTTGATGTAGTCCAGCTTCTCGATGATGCCGGCCAGGTCGCCGCCGAAGAAGTCGTTGTTGGGTAGCACGTCGGAGCCGTCGCCCGAGCCTGGCTTCCAGGGCTTGTCGAGCCAGTTCTTGTGCAACTCCACGGTCTTGTCGTGGTAGCGGTCGCGGCCCGGCTGGGGGTCGTTCCTGCGGTCGCCGTTGCGGAAGCGCTCGGGGAAGATGTAGTAGTAGACGAGGTCCCTGGCCCAGTCCGGCACCTTGAAGTCGGCGGCGTAGACGGTCTGGCGGTAGCGGCGGATGCGCTTGTCTTCCGTTGGCTTGTCCTCCGCAATGCCGACACCCATCGTGCCCTTCTCGCGGGTCCAGAACACCTTGTCGCGGTTGTTGCCGTAGACGTACGTCTGGCCGGCAATGCGGGCCTCGAAGTGGTAGCCGTACACGGCGGGCTCGGCAAAGCGATGAGAGGCGGTCCAGCGTTCGTGCTTGCCGTCCGAGTGCCTGGCCATGGCGATGCGGGTCAGCGGCTGGTACTCCAGCACCTCCTGATTGCCTTCGAGGCGGCGCTTGGCGAGCACCAGGTCCAGTTGCTCGACACCGGGCAAAGCGCTGAGGGCGAAGCTCACCTCGCTGCCGGCGGTCACGGCGCCGAAGGGCTGCTTGTCGGCGATGGAACGAGAGTCGAAGCGCAGGCTGCGCGCGACGGCATTGCTCACGCCCGGCAGTGGCTTCGGCGCTGGCAGCTTGCCCGCGAAGGGCTGAATCTGCAGGCTGGGCGCGGCGCCTTCGAGGCGCAGCGTCAGCTGGTAGCCGCCCTTGAAGCGCTGGCTCATCGCCGGGCCCTTGAGCTGCAGCTGGGCCGGTTTGCCGCCGAAGTCGGCGTCCGGCGACCAGTCCTCGTCACCGATCTTGAACTGGTGCTCGCCGGCCAGCTTCAGGTGCAACTCGTAGCGGTCGCAGACATAGGCGAAGCGCTGTGCCTCCTCGGCACTCCAGCCATTGAAGCTGCCGCGCAGGAACAGGTCGCGCTGGCCCAGCGGCGAGGGCCGGCAGGCGCCTGCTGCCGTGGCAGGCAGCGCAGCAGTGGCGGCCATCGCGGCTACCAGCAACAACAGGGTCTTCTGCATCATTGCACTCGCTTGTAGCGGCTGTAGCCACCCATCTCGCTGGGCCTGGGCTGCAGCACCAGAACGCTGTGCGCAGGCATCTCGACCACGAAGGAGCCGGCGCCAAAGGCGACGGTCGGCGCAGGTGACACCAGGCCGAGCAGGTCGATCATGGGCGTGCCGTCCATCAGGTGGGCGTTGGCAACCATCAGCCGCTCGCGCACGGTCTGGTTGCTGGGGTTGGCAATGACTATGCGTGTGTCCAGCGCCTTGTCGGTGTGACGCTCGAAGGCGAACAGCTGCTGCGATTCGATCAGCCGGAAGTCGCCGATGCGCAGCGCGCGATGCGCCTTGTGCAGCGCGATCAGCTTGCGGACCCAGGACAGCTCGGGGTTGTCCTCCCGAACCAGGTCCCAGCGCATGGGGCCGCGGTTCTCCGGGTCGGTACCGCCCACCATGCCGACCTCGGCACCGTAGTACAGATTGGGGGCGCCGGGCAGTGTGAACTGCAGCGCCTGGACCAGGCGGCGTTGCGCGGTCGCCGGCAACTGGGTGGCGATACGGGGGATGTCGTGGTTGTCGATCACCACCCAGGACTTCAGCAGGGGCTCGATGCCGGCGTCCCTGACCAGCCGGTCGGTCATGCGCGCGGCGGTCGCCGGGGCTATGTCGCCACTGGCTGCGCCCAGGATGATGTCGCGCAAGGAGAAGTTCATCACGGCGTCGATGGACTTCAGCCACTGGTCCGGGTAGTTGGCGATTTCGCCGACCACCAGGGAACCAGGCTTCTCCCGATGGGCGGCCTCGGTCAGCTCGCGAAGGTAGTTGTGACCGAGCTCGAAGGCGGTGTCGAGTCGCCACCCGTCCGCACCATCACGAAGGTAGGAGCGAACGACCGAGTCCTTGTCCAGCCAGAGGTGGCGTCGTACCGCGGGGTTTTCGAGCTTGAGCTCCGGCAGGTTCTGGAAGCCGGTCCAGACCAGCGCGCCGCCTTCGTATTGCGGGCCGATGGAGAACCAGTGGCGCCAGGGGCTCTTGGGATTGGCATAGGCGTCCTTGAAGACAGGCGCGTTGCGGCCCATGTGATTGAACACACCGTCCAGCACCACCTTCAGGCCGCGCTGGCGGGCATCCGACGCCAGGCGCTTG
This region includes:
- a CDS encoding DUF938 domain-containing protein, which translates into the protein MADYVVEFGKDGQPLPSDGRLDAAAFHRNHEPIWAVLGPRLEGKTGEVLEVGSGTGQHVVHFARSAPGIRWWSSDFNEIHLLSIAAWRAHAQLPNLQAPLRVDLSDPDWWSGVQAQGPRELLALFCANVIHIAPWQVAEGLFAGAGRALATEGRLYLYGPFKREGLHTAPSNAAFDASLREGNPEWGVRDISDVEALASAAGLALLETVAMPANNLILVFGRP
- a CDS encoding serine hydrolase; the encoded protein is MKHVVAARLLPALLLALALPARSAETATAPPTAASALARGSVLFWSFEEQKAGYPHMEDLYPTRLVKRGGTSTPLPVAAKPLEISFKVGDQTWTLDDYMSRNRAAGLLVLKDGQVVLERYALGQSPQMRWTSFSVAKSFASTLVGAAIRDGKIGGLDDPITQYLPGLKASAYDGVTVRQLLNMTSGVRWNEDYGDPNSDVARFAAEPSVNGSDPVVSYMARLPREAAPGSKWVYKTGETNLVGSLVRAATGKTLSDYLSEKVWQPLGMEGDAYWMLDRSGAEIAGCCLSATLRDYGRFGLFFMGGGRLANGQAVVPDGWVEQAVTTTREATEGLKGRGGYGLQWWTTTGKAYRASGIFGQGLWIDPELRLVVVTHSAWVGATDPQSAQIRQALIDAITTHYRKN
- a CDS encoding alpha-amylase family glycosyl hydrolase translates to MQKTLLLLVAAMAATAALPATAAGACRPSPLGQRDLFLRGSFNGWSAEEAQRFAYVCDRYELHLKLAGEHQFKIGDEDWSPDADFGGKPAQLQLKGPAMSQRFKGGYQLTLRLEGAAPSLQIQPFAGKLPAPKPLPGVSNAVARSLRFDSRSIADKQPFGAVTAGSEVSFALSALPGVEQLDLVLAKRRLEGNQEVLEYQPLTRIAMARHSDGKHERWTASHRFAEPAVYGYHFEARIAGQTYVYGNNRDKVFWTREKGTMGVGIAEDKPTEDKRIRRYRQTVYAADFKVPDWARDLVYYYIFPERFRNGDRRNDPQPGRDRYHDKTVELHKNWLDKPWKPGSGDGSDVLPNNDFFGGDLAGIIEKLDYIKALGANAIYMTPVFRAASNHKYDTGDYTQIDPAFGTNADFERLCAEAARRGIRVIPDTSLNHVGQDSPYFNRFSNYKAGGAFDGAKINATSPYASWFTFDTKQTEPDKQYKGWVGVLDLPEINKASPAFRAFAYGDKDSVMKQWLDRGAAGWRMDVAPWVPDDFWREWRKAIKAHRPDALTVAETWFDASKYLLGDTFDSTMNYIFRNALLEYAAGGDARKLYANIELMREAYPPQTFYALMNLLSTHDQARALHHFGYHDDGNQAKLREAKLRLKLAVLFQMSFPGSPTIYYGDEVGLAGGDDPFNRATYPWADEGGKPDETLLADFKRLTAMRNEHAVLRHGSISAPIHLDANVIALARQDGERWAVTATNNANTARTVKLAAPAALRGKQLRDALSNKPFQVGADGRLTLTLPPLSGAVLISSAP
- a CDS encoding cytochrome ubiquinol oxidase subunit I → MPDALLLARAQFAANISFHILFPTISIALAWVLLFMRWRWLSTGLDRWLSAYRFWTKVFALTFALGVVSGITMSFQFGTNWPGFMEKAGNIAGPLLGYEVLTAFFLEAGFLGIMLFGHGRVGERVHLTSTFLVAFGTTLSAFWILSLNSWMQTPQGYEIINGEFHALDWWAVIFNPSFPYRLAHKLLASGLTVAFILAGLTSWQLLRRKAQDWTPSVLRLGLSLGALLIPLQIWVGDLHGLNTLKHQPAKIAAMEGVWQTERGAPLLLFAWPDEKTRSNRFEVPVPKLASLILTHEADGEIRGLDDFKGAHPPVKPLFFGFRVMVGTGLLMLAFSWVGLWLYRRRGWHAEALPRWLLGGLAAMSFSGWLATLAGWYVTEIGRQPFLVYGLLRTADLASKTPAPTIAMSLAAYCTLYLGLIVAYVSVIKYMAEKPAGSPSK
- a CDS encoding GbsR/MarR family transcriptional regulator; protein product: MEAMSPLVRSFVAHFGEMGSRWGINRTVGQIYALIFVSPRPLNADELAEALEFSRSNVSMGLKELQAWRLVRLKHLPGDRREYFEAPGDAWEIFRTLAEERRRREIEPTLSMLRNALLETPATPDERYAQERMRGMHDLIELLTSWFDDVQRMDTQTLGQLMKMGSKVQKLLEFTGRIKPAREA
- a CDS encoding glycoside hydrolase family 13 protein, whose protein sequence is MRRALGATLVLAALAATAMPAWAGTFENRERDWRNGAVVYQIIVDRFVPSANLEAKRALYPAPKVLRPWSEAPKPGVYLPDQKLNSAELDFWGGDLASAATRLDHIQQLGADVLYLNPIHLAWTNHKYDAFDFQKLSPEYGNREDFKRLASDARQRGLKVVLDGVFNHMGRNAPVFKDAYANPKSPWRHWFSIGPQYEGGALVWTGFQNLPELKLENPAVRRHLWLDKDSVVRSYLRDGADGWRLDTAFELGHNYLRELTEAAHREKPGSLVVGEIANYPDQWLKSIDAVMNFSLRDIILGAASGDIAPATAARMTDRLVRDAGIEPLLKSWVVIDNHDIPRIATQLPATAQRRLVQALQFTLPGAPNLYYGAEVGMVGGTDPENRGPMRWDLVREDNPELSWVRKLIALHKAHRALRIGDFRLIESQQLFAFERHTDKALDTRIVIANPSNQTVRERLMVANAHLMDGTPMIDLLGLVSPAPTVAFGAGSFVVEMPAHSVLVLQPRPSEMGGYSRYKRVQ
- a CDS encoding aldo/keto reductase — translated: MNLQDFGRTGLRVSRLGFGAMHLNDERTSEEDAERLLNQVLDLGVNLIDTARSYGLSEERIGRYLSRRRHEFVLSTKVGYGVEGVPDWTYGCIVQGIERALRVMRTDVIDVVHLHSCPLATLEQGEVVRALQDCQAAGKIRVAAYSGDNAELDFAIASGAFGSLQTSISVCDQVNLTVRLPEAQRQGLGLIAKRPLAGAIWRFAERPSDYAEGQYWDRWQAMGIATQLADADLGELALRFVAHLPGVASSIVGTSKLENFKRNLAIVDKGPLPDEQQRLLREAFLHHERGWKGLI